The Penaeus chinensis breed Huanghai No. 1 chromosome 39, ASM1920278v2, whole genome shotgun sequence genome has a segment encoding these proteins:
- the LOC125046797 gene encoding neurofilament light polypeptide-like encodes MEAITAEEAVEATTAEEAVEATTAEEAVEATTVELVEALEEEQAEGKTEVEDSEAARELEVDPEEDSEAAGELEEEPEGDLEAASVVKLLITHHKKVTDNKK; translated from the exons ATGGAGGCCATCACGGCGGAGGAAGCAGTGGAGGCCACCACGGCGGAGGAGGCAGTGGAGGCCACCACGGCGGAGGAGGCAGTGGAGGCCACAACGGTGGAGTTGGTGGAGGCtttggaggaggagcaggcggaGGGCAAAACGGaggtggaggattcggaggcggcgcGGGAATTGGAGGTGGATCCggaggaggattcggaggcggcgggggaattggaggaggagccGGAGGGGGATTTGGAGGCGGCTTCGGTGGTT AAACTCCTGATCACGCATCATAAAAAggtaactgataataaaaaatga